AACCGATTTTAATAAAGAATAAAAATTCGTGTCATAGGGGATATCATCTTGATACATATAATTTTTTAGAACGCCTTCTTTTTCAAATCCTAATTTTAATAGCACCTTATTTGAAGCTTCATTTTCAAGAAATACAATTGCCCCAATACGCTTTAAGTGAATGGTATGGAAACCGTATGATATAACCTCAGAAACAGCTTCAGTCGCATATCCTTTTCCCCAGTATTCAGGGAAAAAGGCATAACTTAAATTGGCCCGTTTATGCTCAGAAGACCAATCAT
This Bacillus paramycoides DNA region includes the following protein-coding sequences:
- a CDS encoding GNAT family N-acetyltransferase; the protein is MFPILKTDRLILRELTEEDAPSILQCFSNTDVLRYYGQKPLQDVDQVKQIIHNFKLSYNARSGIKWGIELKNKKELIGTIGFHDWSSEHKRANLSYAFFPEYWGKGYATEAVSEVISYGFHTIHLKRIGAIVFLENEASNKVLLKLGFEKEGVLKNYMYQDDIPYDTNFYSLLKSV